In Zingiber officinale cultivar Zhangliang chromosome 1A, Zo_v1.1, whole genome shotgun sequence, the DNA window TCGAGcatctccatctctttggccgccgcggcctcgagcgccgccgccttccttttcaaaatgccagccatcacggactccataactatgtccgctgcaaaggaaaaaggagaaaatcagttagcaatcaaagtgaatgcacaaagtaaaatgcttaccgaagccgctcggaaggggggtcctgatcggactcagaccgaatatatacatcaccccttcgggcaggaacttattgatgtcaaacctcagaccggctagcatgttggccgcatgaagatagttcggtcgggttttgaaccttttgagatctggtgaagttggtggtccgatctgccactgcgttcggaagggggcccgctcgggcatacgaaggtagaagtagaattctttccaatgcttattagaAGAAgacagtttattgaagaaaactaaatcgggccgagcctggaacatatatgtgcccggctcggactgcttagggtaataaaaataatagaaaacctccggtcggagggggatattgTGGGTTTTGAACAAAACGACCacgccgcataaaaggcggaaagtgttggggactaggcttccgagcggaacgccgaaaaagttgcaaaccTCTACGATGAACGGATGGATGAGAAAACGCAGACCGGCGATGAACTCGTCGCGGAAGACGCAGAAAGCTCCGcacggcggtttgtgtggccgagcggagggggaagGTAATATAAGTTCAAAATCAGAAGGGATTTCGAAAGAGTCCATCAAAATATCGGTGTCGCggcgatcgaagcgcgactccagggtagtataccatgggccgagggtttggtcttgaggttgggaggagctagccattgtccgagcggacaaAACCAACAAAGACGAAAGGTAGAggataaaaggaagaagatgatagacgAAACAGTGCGTAGAGGACGAAAACTAGACAAAAAACACAAGATTAACGGAgaggaaaggaaggagaaccttaTAAAGAGACGGAGGATCGAAAGTACGACGCCGGAGATCGTCGGAGGACAGAagagcaggatcgccggagcactgAGAGAGAAGAATTGCGGAGCACGCGAGAGCAAAGGTGTGGTGGTGGAAGAggacgaaggctttatagggataAGCCCGAGCGGCCTCAGCCGTCGATTGTAGGTCACGAGAATCGAAGCCTGCAtctggccgtccatttcaaactaaGGCGATCCCATCGAAGgtaacgccgccgccgtacgctgaCGACACCAGGGGTGCCACGTGGCGTCGTGACATAGGCCACATTTAAtaagcgcgtgctcgaccttaatgttGAAGATTGGCACAGATTTCCAGAAGATTCGAGGAATGACGGTGTTGACCGACGTTACGGCTACCCCCGTGtagccgagcggaggatagttgcaTGGAAACGCCGCTTGGAGCGACtggtggtccagtcagtcggactaatcgcctccttcgattGGACTTAAGGGGGAGACAAGTGATCCTGCAGGAAGAACGGgggccccctttgagggaagtcaatgacacgtggaggtcaaaggtcaaatggTCGATCGGAAAAGGGGGATCGGCTGGCCGAACGGGGTCTAAGCAGAAGCAAAGGCAACCCAACGGGGaatcgggtctccgacgctcatggtgaacagagtCGCTTGGCCgatcgggtagcccgctcggccgaggcttgAAGCATCGATATTGTAAAGGAACCGTTGGAGccaagcacccggtcggaccgatgcctacGTCCGATCGGATCGATGCTTGCCGAGCGGATGGatactcggctcggggaaaaagaaGACAGGCAGAGGGAACATTGGGGAACAACTTTTTATGACAGCGGGCATATTCGACGACCAGACCATACACAGAATCGTACAATGGAAGGTTTTGCTGTCCCATCGgagaggtgatcagactgtagtagtatggtgtTAGGCATGTTCTTCTGACAAGCTCATACTACGGTATGGAAaacgacacgtgtacacctcggtaagtgtgcacaagcctccccacaactctatataagagccctcatacTTCGACGAAGGTGCGCGATTACGTATTCTCGCATATTCGAAGCCACtttcattttcctcttgcctgacttgagcgtcggagggtcgtcgccgggaaccccttcccggcccgacttctttgcaggttcgtcggagatcgCTACGATCGGTCGAAGATCCATGTCATcaattcggagagcgccacgtgtccagcgtccgttgattcaacgtTTGGACAGAATCAATAATaaatattgattttaaaattttatacacATGTACATGTACATGTACATGTACATGTACATCGATGTAATCTAATTTTGAGTAAGAGTAACAATATTATGcccttttaaaatttcaaaaggtTATATTAAACTTCATCACCGATGCTATACAAACTGTTGTAAAAAAACAATTATTAAAAATGTTAAATATATATTGAAAatgtaaattttttataatttcttcCCTTAATAATTTATGTTAGTGATGCAAGGGCATTCACGGCAAAATACTGTTCTGAAAAAGGAGTCGTTGGATGACATAAAAGGCCCGGTGCTCTCCTCCCCATCCATGATTGCGTGTCGGACAAGAAGCCGACGCCCACGCCGTCCTGCTGCTCTACCTGCTGCCACAATGGAACACCGTAGCCCTAGCAATGGCGAAGAGTTCGAGAGCGCCTGCTCCACCCCCTTCGCCAGCGCGCCTTCCAGCCCCGGCCGCGGCGGTTCATCGTCCTCAGCCGCTGGCTTCTTCTTCAGCGCCCCATCCAGCCCAATGCACTACATCCTCTCCGCGTCTTCCTCGCCCTTCTCTGCCTCGAACACCCCTTCTGATCCCGTCTCCGTTGATTTCTCCTTTGATTTTGAGTTCTCCGCCCGCTTCCCCTCGCATTCCACCGCGGCTTCTGCCGACGAACTCTTCCTCAACGGTCAGATTCGGCCTATGAAACTGTCTTCCCACCTCCAGCGCCATCAGAGGCTCTCTCCGCTTCCGGATCTCGGCGTAGAGGAGGGCGAGGACGACCATGACAGCTGTGAGGTTGCGCAGATGGACGTCCACAGGCGCGATGTGATGCTGCGGAGTAGGTCCGTGCATCGGAGGACTAGATCGCTGTCCCCGATGCGAAATCTACCGTTTCGCTGGCGGTCGGATGATGCGGTGAGGGGCGAGAGTGTTGAAGGCCGGGAGAAGACACCAGATTCTAAGCAGATCGAGTCAAGAGAAGCTCCGGCTCCGCCCGTCTCGGCGTCTTCCCGCTCCTCCTCGTCATCCTCGACGTCCTCTTCGTCCTCCACGGGGCGTAGCTCAAAGCGGTGGATTTTTCTGAAAGATCTCCTCCACCGGAGCAAGAGCGAAAGGAGCGACCACGGAAAGGAGAAATTCTGGCGTAGTATCTCCTTTTCCGTCTCCAAAGACAGGCCAAAATCCACACCGCCTTCAGAACCTGAGATAACGCCACAGCCGGCGGAGTCCTCGTCAAATCAAGAACAGGCGGCGACTCAACCGCCTCGGCGACAGAGACCCGTCAATGGGCTGGGAGGACGGCGGAAGGCTGGGCCGTCAGCGCACGAGCGGCTCTACACGGCGAATCGAGCGCAGGCAGAGGAGATGCGACGTCGGACCTTCCTTCCGTACCGGCAGGGTCTCCTGGGCTGCCTGTGGTTTAGTTCCAGAAGCTACGGCGCCATTAACGGGTTCGCTCGCTCTCTCAGCCCCGTTTCCTCGAGGTAGCCCTTTCATACTCGAAGCTGTTTCTTTTTTTGCATACTATCTAAGGACCTTATGATTTCTGTAATCCCAAAATCACTCGAGTTTCATTTCTAAATGAAGCTGCTGATGCTAAGCGGATTTTCTAGTTTCGCGTTTGATTTTCTGTTTTATATCATCAAATTATCTCTTTCGTTTTGTTTTATACTTCTAGAGCAAACTTAGAACTTTCATCGTATATGAAGTTTACAATTGTAATATGTTAATACATTGAACTGAATCACATGATATATTGTACATAGTAATGTATTATACTTTGTACTACGGTTTTGCGTATTACGTTTTATAAATTGGAGTTTTAGAACAAGATGGAAAGGCATAGTTTGTATTAGCTACTAAAATTTAAAACCTGAGAACAGAATGGAAAGACTTAGAATTTGTATCTGTTTTTTGAAATTTAGAATGGATAACTGAGCAAATTGTATGGTGCGACAATGGTGATGTGGCCACAGGTGGGATGCTAGAGGCGGATGAACAGAGGCAATAGGCGACAAAGTTGGGTGTTCTTGTGAAGAAAATAGGGGTCGTTGCTTTTGTTCAAGATATAAGAGGCAATGGGCGACAACCTTGAGCATTCTTGCATCAAACATAGGAGGCACGATGCGTTTGTCCAAGATAGTTTGGCATTCTTGCAGAGAAGCCGGAAGGGCGAAGTTGCATTTGTTCAAATTAAGCTCGAGAGAGGACATAAAGATATGGGAGGAACCTGCTGGCTATCAAGCGCGCTCGTGGAAAAGAATGAGATCCACTGTGTGTTCGAAGCTGaagctcttgttggtggcggcATCTTCTTGTGCTAGACTAAGCGAAGAGAGGAATGCGAGAGGACTGGATCTTATGGGATTTATTATTTAGGTTAAAATTTCTTGAAATGACTTTCTGGTATTGTTGGTTTGTTGTGTTACACGGCGGAATAACTTTCCTCAGGCGCCGTAGATTTGGCCTATGTAACCCGCTGTATTTTGACAAATTCAACCGACGTGGTCCTGCTAAAATTGGAAATGATCTGCATATAAGCTGTAATCCGCAGATTCAATGATATGTaattcaataatatgttagaGTTTCAAAACCTGATTCCTTAAAAGGTTAGTTATGGTATATAAATTTTAAtgctattttttcttttttgtttactATTTACTCCTTTGGGCTCTTGAGGACTTTAATAGaatatgaattaatttttaatggacgctctttagaaaaaaaaaactccaatTATTTTCTTACCATTTGGCGgttagtttaaattaattttatgatttattttcctTTCCATAATTTAAAGATGGACGGTAAGATATATATGTTTGGGATGAGTATAATCATAATGACTTTAACACTGAAGGGGTTTCATTGGGACATCTTTAATCCTCTAACGCGTGTTAATTTATATAGAAATTGTTTTCAACCAGATCTAATAGAGCGATAAATTTTTGCCCTATGATAATTTCCATAGCTATAATGTCAAAATATTACGGTAAAAAAAATTATCACTCCACTGGGAGAATAGAATAAATAGAATCAGGATTTTCGTATCATAGTCaatcttttatttaaaaaaaaatcaagttttgaaacGCGACGGATTATTGAAATTGTGGGGCGGATTTAGTGTGGGTGATGCCCAATTTTGATTTGGAATGGAGCCGTGTGGGTTGGGTTTGTCAAAATGCAGACAATAGgtcaataatttttatttttttaataatataatttttaattcttCAAATCAATTAATCCACGAGATAATCTGTTCTATCGACcgtcaaattaaattcaaaaaatacTCACATTCAAAACCACCAACCCTCCATCTTCACAATCGACCCATATGCTCCATTTGGATATAAACCGTGTCGCAAGCATGACCCACTTTGCCATACAGGACCATCCTGCCCCACATAAATATTCGTACTTCATGTCATTTCCCATATGTATAACTAAATGTATGCTTTAGTCAAGAGCCGAGAAGTCTCGGAAAAATACAGGCCAATCACAAATAATTAATCAAGATAAGTAATATTGAGTCCGAATGATCGACCTAgtcatattaattatttttattaatcatcATAATAAATCAGGAAGAATTTATGATAGATGTCCTAAAATCTCAGTATCCTATAATTACACGTatcatttgaaattttttttttttataaatatattatagaaaATAGTTTTTCTAGAAGATAATTGAGTGCCTTGAGTAGTAAATATAAGCCAATCATCACACACAGAAAGGAAGATATTCTTCCATATAACAATTTGGTATCTGCATTGCTGCAGTAATTTGAGCTTATTTTTTTAGTTCATCTAATGTCAACATTAGGGCCATTTCTATTAAATTTGTAGCTCTTCAACAATATTAGAGCCTATCTATATGAAGGTTTTGATTGGGATACATGAGCGATTTAGTGTTTGAGATTCAATTAAAatgtattattaaaaaaaatttataatgaaTAGTGAACTTGAGAATATTGACTATCAGAATAGATTTTTATGTGtacttttttaatttatctaaatagccagtaaaatttttttatgagaACAAATCGATCATATCTGATATTATCTGacttgattaatcattttttttacaatAAAGCTTTGATGGGCCAAACTTTCATTCTTTGATTGCTGAATTTCAATGAGTGCTTTACGTTAAATTAGAAAAACTTAGGTTAACACAACCAACTTGGGTCGCCCACAAAAAATTGTGGGTCAAACTAAGTTGCATGTTGT includes these proteins:
- the LOC122023216 gene encoding uncharacterized protein DDB_G0271670-like; the protein is MEHRSPSNGEEFESACSTPFASAPSSPGRGGSSSSAAGFFFSAPSSPMHYILSASSSPFSASNTPSDPVSVDFSFDFEFSARFPSHSTAASADELFLNGQIRPMKLSSHLQRHQRLSPLPDLGVEEGEDDHDSCEVAQMDVHRRDVMLRSRSVHRRTRSLSPMRNLPFRWRSDDAVRGESVEGREKTPDSKQIESREAPAPPVSASSRSSSSSSTSSSSSTGRSSKRWIFLKDLLHRSKSERSDHGKEKFWRSISFSVSKDRPKSTPPSEPEITPQPAESSSNQEQAATQPPRRQRPVNGLGGRRKAGPSAHERLYTANRAQAEEMRRRTFLPYRQGLLGCLWFSSRSYGAINGFARSLSPVSSRWDARGG